The genomic window AGACGGCGCGGTTCGTCGCGGTCTCGCCCGATAACTGAAACGAGACCGACGTGATCCTCGACAGGTTCCGCCTCGACGACAAGGTCGCCGTCATCACCGGCGGTGGTCGCGGCCTGGGCGCCGCCATCGCTTTGGCTTTTGCCGAGGCAGGTGCGGATGTCGTCATCGCTTCGCGCACGCAGGCTCAGCTCGAAGAGGTCGCCGAGCAGGTGCGCGCGACCGGCCGTCGCGCCCATGTCATCGCCGCCGACCTCGCACATCCGGAGTCGACTGCGGAGCTCGCCGGTCAAGCCGTCGCAGCGTTCGGCAAACTAGACATCGTCGTGAACAACGTCGGCGGCACCATGCCGAACACGTTGTTGACCACCTCGACCAAGGACCTCAAAGACGCGTTCACCTTCAATGTCGCCACCGCGCATGCGCTGACCGTGGCGGCGGTGCCGTTGATGCTCGAGCACTCCGGCGGCGGCAGCATCATCAACATCACCTCCACCATGGGCCGGCTTGCCGGGCGTGGTTTCGCCGCCTACGGCACCGCCAAGGCGGCGCTGTCTCACTACACCCGGTTGACCGCGTTGGACCTGTGTCCCCGCGTCCGGGTCAACGCCATCGCACCGGGTTCGATCCTGACTTCCGCGCTCGACGTGGTGGCCTCCAACGACGACCTGCGCGCGCCGATGGAAAAGGCCACGCCGCTGCGCCGCCTGGGAGATCCCGTCGACATCGCCGCTGCCGCAGTCTATTTGGCGTCACCCGCCGGAAGTTTCCTGACCGGCAAGACTTTGGAGGTCGACGGCGGCCTCACCTTCCCGAATCTGGACATACCCGTCCCCGATCTGTGAGGAGCCAGCCATGGCCATACCCGTCGTGCAACTCGGCACCGGCAACGTGGGCATCCACTCGCTGCGGGCGCTGATCACCAACCCCGACTTCGAACTCACCGGCGTGTGGGTGTCCTCGGCGGCCAAGGCGGGCAAGGACGCCGCCGAACTGGCTGGTCTCAGCGACGCCACCGGGGTTTTGGCCAGCACCGATCTGGATGCCGTCCTGGCGAGCGGGCCGCAGTGCGCGGTCTACAACGCGATGGCCGACAATCGGCTGCCTGAAGCGCTGGAGGACTACCGCCGCGTACTGGCCGCCGGGGTCAATGTGGTCGGCAGTGGCCCGGTCTTTCTGCAGTATCCGTGGCAGGTGGTACCCGAGGAGCTGATCAAGCCACTGGAAGAGGCTGCGCGCGAAGGTAACTCGAGCTTGTACGTCAGCGGCATCGACCCCGGCTTCGCCAATGATCTGCTGCCGTTGGCGTTGGCGGGCACGTGTCAGAGCATCGAGCAGCTGCGCTGCATGGAGATCGTCGACTACGCGACCTACGACAGCGCCGTGGTCATGTTCGACGTGATGGGCTTCGGCAAGCCGATGGACGATGTGCCGATGTTGCTGCAGCCCGGTGTGTTGAGCCTGGCCTGGGGATCGGTGGTCCGCCAACTGGCTGCGGGCCTGGGCATCGCGCTGGACAAGGTCACCGAGAACTTCGTGCGGGTGCCGGCGCCCGAGGCGTTCGACATCGCGTCGGGTCACATCCCCGAGGGCAGTGCCGCCGCCCTACGGTTCGAGGTGCAAGGGTTGGTCGACGGTCGGCCCGCAGTGGTGTTGGAGCACGTCACCCGGCTGCGCGAGGACCTGTGTCCGGACTGGCCGCAGCCGGCCCAGCCGGGAGGTTCCTACCGGGTCGAAGTCACCGGTGAACCCTCCTACGCGATGGACATCTGCCTGAGCAGTCGGCGCGGCGATCACAACCACGCCGGTCTGGTCGCCACCGCGATGCGCGTCGTCAACGCGATTCCGGCCGTGGTCGCCGCCGAACCGGGTATCCGGACGACGCTCGAGCTACCGCTGGTCACCGGCCGAGGGCTCTACCGCGCCGGTTAGTACGCGCATGTGTCGGTATCTGTGCGAATTGTGACCGCCGTGCAGTACCCGATCGGAGCTACCGCGTCCCAGACTTGAGTCATGGCGAAGCGACGAGTGCTGATCACAGGAGCATCCAAGGGCATCGGCCGTGCGGTGGCCGATCGGCTGGCCGCCGAAGGTCATGAACCGATCGGACTGGCGCGCAGCGCGCCGCACGATTTCCCGGGACCGTTCTATCCGGTGGACCTGGCCGACCGGGCGGCAACCGCCGAGACGCTCGCCGCGATTGCCGAGGCCGGCCCCGTGGACGCGGTGGTCAACAACGTCGGTTTCGCCCGGTTCGGCCGGATCGGTTCGATCGACCTCGACGACCTGTTCCTCACCTACGACATGAATGTGCGCACCGCCGTGCAGGTGGTGCAAGCGGTGTTGCCGGGCATGGTCGCCGCCGGGTGGGGCCGGATCGTGAACCTCAGTAGCCTGACCACCCTGGGCACCGCCGAACGCACCCCGTACGCCGCCGCCAAGGCCGCGCTCGAGACATGTACGCGCATCTGGGCCGGTGAACTGGCGTCCACGGGGGTGACCGTCAACGCCGTCGCGCCGGGACCGATCGAGACCGAGATGTACCGGGAGCGCAGCCCGGCCGGATCCGAACGTGAAGCTCGCATGCTGACGGCCATACCGATGCGTCGGGTCGGCACTCCAGCGGAGATCGCCCACGTCATCTGCTCGCTGTTGCACGAAGACGCCGGTTACCTGACCGGTCAGATCGTGCGAGTCGACGGCGGAGGAAGCATCAGCGCCGCGTAGATGGGTTAACGATCCACATTCGGGTACTTGTCTCGCCGGTGGCCGCGGCCGGAAGGTTTCGGTTACCCTCACTTTTCGATTCGACTACTCGGATAGAGGTTGGGACTCGTTTGGCGCAGGACACTGAAGTCGCTCGCAGCGCGAGCTGGTATCTGCTGGGCCCTGCCTTCGTGGCGGCGATCGCCTACGTCGACCCCGGCAACGTCGCGGCCAACGTCAGCTCCGGCACCCAATTCGGCTACCTGCTGCTGTGGGTCATTGTCGCGGCCAACGTGATGGCCGGTCTGGTGCAATACCTGTCGGCCAAGCTGGGCCTGGTGACCGGCAACTCGCTGCCCGAAGCCATCGGCCAACGAATGGGCCGGCCGGCCCGGCTCGCCTATTGGGCGCAGGCCGAAATCGTCGCCATGTCAACCGATGTCGCAGAGGTGATCGGCGGCGCCATCGCATTACGGATCCTGTTTCACCTGCCGCTGCCGGTCGGCGGCCTCATCACCGGCGCGGTGTCGATGCTGCTGTTGTCGGTGCAGGATCGGCGCGGCCAGCGCCTCTTCGAACGCGTCATCACCGGCTTGCTGCTGGTGATCGCCGTCGGCTTCACCGCCAGTTTCTTTGTCGCAACGCCGCCCCCGGATGCCGTCCTGGGTGGCCTCGTCCCGCGCTTCGAGGGCAGCGAAAGCATCTTGCTGGCCGCGGCGATCCTGGGGGCCACCGTCATGCCGCACGCGGTGTACCTGCATTCCGGCCTCGCCCGCGACCGCCACGGACAGCCTGCGCCGGGGCCACAGCGCCGGCGCCTGCTGCACATCACCCGCTGGGATGTCGGCCTGGCCATGGTGCTGGCCGGCGGGGTGAACGCCGCGATGCTGCTGGTCGCCGCGTTGCACATGCGGGGCCGCGGGGACGTCGCAACGATCGATGGCGCTTATGCCGCCGTGCACGACACCTTGGGCGCCACCATCGCGATCATGTTCGCCATCGGCTTGCTGGCCTCCGGTCTGGCGTCCTCGTCGGTGGGCGCCTATGCCGGCGCCATGATCATGTCGGGTCTGCTGCACTGGTCGGTGCCGATGGTGGTGCGCCGCCTGGTCACGCTGATCCCAGCCATCTCGCTGCTGGCTTTGGGGTTCGACCCCACCCGCACGTTGGTCCTCTCCCAAGTGGTGCTGTCCTTCGGAATACCGTTTGCGGTACTGCCGCTGGTCCGGCTCACGAGCAACCGGGAAGTGATGGGCAGCGACACCAACCACCGCGCCACCACCGCGATCGGTTGGGTGGTCGCGGTGATGATCAGCCTGCTCAATGCGGTGCTGATCTATCTGACCGTCGCCGGCTAGGCTGGCGCGCCGCTGAGCCGGTACGGCAGGATGGCAGTGTCGTCGTTGGTCGAGGTGCGCGGGGAGTCAGCTTGCTGCAGATCAATTCGCGCCGGCGCGCCTAGATGCCGGCGCGTCGGCACGCCTACTTCGCGTATGGGTCCAACCTGTGTGCGCAGCAGATGGCCAAGCGCTGTCCCGACGCCGGTGATCCGCGTCCGGCGGTGCTGCCCGATCACGACTGGCTGATCAATCAGCGCGGTGTGGCAACTGTCGAGCCGTTTGCCGGCAGCCAGGTGCACGGAGTGCTCTGGCAACTTTCCGAGCACGACCTGACCAAGCTGGACAGCGCCGAAGGGGTGCCGGTGCGCTACCGGCGCGACCGACTCACCGTCCGCACCGCCGACGGCCCGTTGCCGGCGTGGGTGTACATCGACCACCGAGTGACGCCCGGGCCGCCCCGCCCCAACTATCTGACGCGCGTCATCGACGGGGCGCTTGAGCATGGGCTACCGAAACCGTGGATCGACTTCCTGCACCGCTGGGACCCCGCGCGCTGGCCGGGTCAGCCGTCGCCGCCGACGACGGAGCAAGGGCCGCAATCACTTTCGGCGCTGCTGCAGGAACCTGGGGTAGTCGAGGAGTGCCAGTTACGTTCCCGCTTCGGGTTTCTGGCCATCCATGGCGGCGGGCTGGAACAGATGACCGACGTCATCGCCCGGTGCGCCGCCGATTCCGCGGATGCCAGCGTGTACCTGCTGCGTCATCCCGACCGCTACCCTCATCACCTGCCGTCGGCACGTTTCGATCCCGCGGAATCGCCGCGGCTCGCGGAGTTTCTCGATCACGTCGACGTGGTCGTCTCGCTGCACGGGTACGGCCGAATTGGACGCAGCACCCAGTTGTTGGCCGGAGGCCGCAATCGCGCGCTGGCCACCCACCTGGCCCGACACATCCAGGTGCCCGGCTACCAGGTGGTCACCGATCTCGAAGCCATCCCACCAGAGCTGCGCGGTCTGCATCCCGACAACCCGGTGAATCGCGCGCGGGGCGGTGGCGCCCAGTTGGAACTGTCGGTTCGGGTCAGGGGGCTCAGCCCGCGCAGCCCGTTGCCCGGAGCCGATGGGTTGTCGCCCGTCACTGCTGATTTGGTGCGGGGACTAGCCGATGCGGCCCGGGCGTGGCACTTGTCGTCAAGGTAACTAAACGGAGGTCATTGGTGGTCAGGGATTTTCGCTTCAGTTTGAGCGTGCGCTTCTTCAAGTCGCGCGAGGCGTTGGTGGAGATTGCGAAGCGGGCAGATGGACTGGGCTTCGACATCCTCTGTGTGCCCGACCATTTGGGCGCGGCGGCGCCGTTTCCGACCCTGACCGCGGTCGCCATGGTCACCGAAAAGCTCCGGTTGAGCATGTATGTGCTCAACGCCGCCTTCTACAAGCCGGCGCTGCTCAGCCGTGACATCGGAGCGCTGGAGCTGCTCAGCGAGGAGCGCCTCGAGGTCGGCTTGGGAACCGGTTATGTCCGAGAGGAGTTCGAAGCCGCCGAACTGCCCTACCCCAGCGCCGGCGCGCGGGTCGATTACCTCGAACACATGACGACTTACCTCAAAGAGCATCATCCGCGGCTGCCGCTGATGATCGCCGGCAACGGCGACCGGGTGTTGACCTTGGCCGCCCGGCACGCCGACACCGTCGGCCTGACCGGCGCCCGGGTTCGCGACGTCGAAGATCCGCTGGCCGAGCGCATCGACTTTGTCCGGAACGCCGCGGGCGACCGGTTCGACGCGCTCGAACTCGACATGGTGATCACTGCGGTGCCACGGCCCGGGGAGAGCCTGCCGAACTTGTCGTTGACCCGCCGCAACGCCCCCGACCTGTCCGACGAGGAACTGCTGGCCATGCCGTCGGTGCTCAGCGGGTCACCTAGCGAGATGGCCGACAAGCTGGCGGGATTCCGGGAAAAGTACGGAGTCACCCACTTCACGGTGCAGGACAACCACATCGACAACTTCGCGAACGTGATCGCCGAACTGCGTTAAGCCCTAGCCCCGGTAAGCTCAGCCCGTCCGCCCTCGTAGCTCAGGGGATAGAGCACGGCTCTCCTAAAGCCGGTGTCGCAGGTTCGAATCCTGCCGGGGGCACCACTTGAACAGGTAAAACGAGTTTCTGTGCAAGATGCGTGCAACTGATCCTCGTTATGGCACCGACGAAGTCGAGTGGGTCTCGGTTTCGCCAACGCTTTCGTTTCTGATGCGCAACACGCTGTGGTGCCCCAAGGGGGTGGTACGCGCCGCCGCCAGGGGTCGCGTGGACAAGGAAAGCGGTGATGCGTTCACAGCTGGCCGAGCTCCTCCAGCAACTCCTCGGCGGTCACCGCTCCGTACATGAACTCGGACCCGTCGAGAGATTGCGTGCCGGGAATGAACGCATCCATGAGGTACACGCGAGGCCTGAACCCCCTCTTGGCGTCTCCCTCAAGCAGCCCAAGGGAAGTAAGCTTCCCGGTGTCATGGGACAGGGCGCGATCGCCTACGCCCGCGTACATTTCCGCCAGTTCTGGTGTCAACCGGCGAAGTCTCGCACGCGGCGTCCAGGCGTCCTCCGGCAGGCTCAACAGTAACGTTCGTCGCCGCTTCGACGTTTCACCCTGCGACTGGTTCTGGAACACCTCATGGACATAGTTGACCCATGCCACTCGGCGCTGTTCCCATTGCACAAGTGCGATTTGCTCCCGAAGTTGATCGACGAACCCTTCGGCCGCGTACTCGATGAACCCGACGACGTCACCGTGGCGCGACGCCGCGTCAAGCTTCGCGTAATACTTTGTGCGCGTGCGGTTGTAATGATCTGACAATAGGCTGCTCGACACCCAGGGGACCAACCCCGAATGCGCGAGGATCGCGCATTCGAGTGCACGCGCGGTCCGACCATTGCCGTCGCCGAACGGGTGAATCCACGCGATGTACAGGTGGCCGAGCACCGCCGCGTAGAACGCCTGGAAGAATCGCTTGTCCGCGTCGAGCTTCCGGTCGTACACGTGCATAAGCATCTCGTTGACCCAAACGCACAGCTTCTCAACTAGGTACGGAACATCCTCGGGGGGCGCCGCCCGATAGACGCTGCCGACCAGCAACGGGCGCGTCGTGTATTCGCCGGGTATGACATGGTCTTCGTCCGGGATGCCCTGCAGGATCTCGCGGTTTTGCGCCCTCAACCACGAAGGGGTCAACTGCCACCCCTGCGAGTTGCGCGCTTCGACGTCGATGCGCTGCAAGACCCGCTCCATGTTCTCGACTTCACGTTGGAGATATTCCTGCGACGGCGGCAGCTTCTTGCGGTCCGCCAAGATTTCGGCGACCTCGGTCTCGGTCAAGGTGTTGCCTTCGATTGCGGTGGTCGCCGAGACGCCCTTGATGAGATAGACCCGTGCAAGCTCAGCAGCCAGCGCCGGCTGCAGCGGTGTGCCCGTCAGGTGCTGGCATTTGGAGAACGCCTCGCCCAGTCTGACGCTTAGAACGTTGAACTGGCCGCCGCGAAAATCGAAGCTGATCCAAGGATGACTTTCCTGATATTTACGTGTCTCCACCAGCCAAATCTATAATCTTGGCCCATATTTGTCCACGTTGACGCCGGCGTTTGCGCCGAGGTTCGCGCCGAGCGTAGTGTCGTCAGGGACGCCCTGCGTCGGCCGCCCTCGCGCGGTGCACAGGAAAGGAAGTTTGTCGAATGGATACGCCGACGTCGGCGGCGCGCGACGCGCTGTTGAACTCAATCGCAGAGTCCGCAGAGGGCACAAAGATGCCGCGCGGCTTGGCACAGCTGGCCTACGCGTACGCGTGCGTAGTGTCGCCGGGATCCGCGGGCGAAGTCCCGTCAGACGAGGGAAGTAGGTGAACGTGACTGCATCGTCTGCCCAATGGTCGGTGGCGGTCCGCGAGCCGAACGATCGCGGCAACGTTGCCGCGGGCTACATCGTGGTGGTGCTCGAACAGGACTCCGAGGCGAATGCCCGCAACACCTACGCCGACTGCAAGCGGGTCGCGCCCAGCCTGGACTATCAATCTGTCGAGTTGCGGTGCGGCGACACGGTCGTCGAACGCTGGCCTGATGGGATGCGGTGATCAATATGGAGGGCATTCAATTGTTTGGTCGCGGCAGCCTGATGGATTTCAGCAATCTCCTCTCCACTGCTCTCGACGCAACCGCGCGGAATGTTGCAGAGCGCCTTCGAAACTGGAATGCCGACAGCCTTTTGGATACGCCGGCGGAAACGGTCATCGCCCAGCTCGTCGAGGAGGGCTCGGTCCGGTGCCCACGTCTGCTCACCGATCAGGCGTGGCAGCAACCCGATGCACGTGAGGTCGACAAGCAGATAATCGAGTTCGGAGAACCGGTCACCCGCCGTGTGAAACGACTCGTGCTCGTGGTTCCCTTTGAGGGTGAAATGGACGTGTTCACCCTCCGGGCTGACACGTCATCTACGAATCCGCCTCGGGTGCTGAGGTTAGATCCTCAGGAGCTGCATCTTGCCGTCGACGACCCACCCAGTGACGGCGCTGCGGTACGGGCGATGTTCGAGGAGCAGATCGCCAATATCGAAAGGTACCTCGGCTGGTCGCGCCAACAGATCGACGCGCACAACAAACGCATTCGTGACCAGGTGCCGAGGATGGTGGAGGTACGCCGGGAGGAAATGCGCGCTACGCGGAGGCTCCAGGCTGACACAGGTTATCCGACCAGCCGCCCCACCGGCAGCGACACCTAACCCATCGCACCTGCCGGTTGCCGGGAAACGAAAACGCCACACCGGGGCTAGGGGGACGCCTGGATATCGACGCTAGGGACACCGGCCCAAGCCGGTCATGTCGGTGAACTGGCCGGGACTGCCCTCCACGACGCAGCCGACGCCGTGGCTTTCGAGCAACTCGACCAGATCAGCGGCCGGCGTGCCGGGCAGCAACACTGCAAGCTCGGCGCCCTTCACGTAGCGGCCGTAGTCCAGGACCTGCCCGAGCGCTAGTCGTACGCTCATCCGCTCAGCAATGCCCTTCGCCTCATACAGCACGCCGTCGGTGATGTCGGCGGTGTCGGTGAACAGGACACCGGTAGGTGTCGTGATCTTGTAGCGCTTCACTTCTCGGCCATGCGATTTCAGATACTCCCGGAAGCGTGCGGTGAGCGCGGCCTCCTTCTGCACCGCGGTACCACTGGCAGTGCGCTCGAACTCGGTGCGCTCAGCTTTTATGTCCGCCTCCGGGACGGCGTCGACCGACACCGCCTCGACAGTCGATGCTGCGACAAATCCTCCGATCACGCTGAGCTGCCCGACGTCGCGAAGAACCTGCCCGACCGGCCGAAGCCGAAAGACAAACACATCGCGGGGCAGGCCGTCCCTGCCTGGCGCCTTCTTCGTGACGTGCCCGGTATCGGCGTCGATCTCAAACTCTCCGACATAACGGTGGACCCGAGTGCCGGTACCCGGTTTATTTCCTACCGCGACCAACAGCCTCAGCGCCCGGTTCTGCTCCTTGTGGTCAACTATGGCCTTATTGCCGCTTACGAGCCGCTGATCGCCGTTGGCACCCTCACCCGTGTAAAAGAACAGCTCACGGTTGGCGTCCCAACCGTCGAAGTCATAGCCGGACTCGCCGGCCTTGTCGTGATCGGAGTAGATGACGACGTCTTCGGTCAACGGAACGATGCCGCGGTATCTGTGATCGCCGCCGCACCTTGCGGAAATTTCTTCTCGGGTGTTGTCCTCGCCGGGAGCAATCGTCCACGTCGTTGAAGCCATGGGCGTGATCGTAGGCCGGCCGCTTGCCGTCATACGGCGGCCGACACGCCGTGCCGACGGTTTTCAGCTCCGGAGAGCGACGAGAAACCTGCGCCGGGATTGCAAGTTTAGATTGGCACAATCGCACCTCCGAAGCTGTTGCTGCTCAACCGTTTTGGTATTGCCGAACGTCGTGTTCGGGGTATTCTTCACAAATATTCGGAGAAAAATGCGATAGATAAATCGGACGCGATCGTCCCGGGCGGCGCTGCCCTTCCAAAAAAAGCGGGGCCGTGCTGGTCAGCGGACACCGAGCACGCGCCCGTAGTGCTGCGAGTGCTCGATGGGCAGGGCGGCGACAGTCATGCGCTCGATGAAGTCAGCCTCGGCGCGGCGGCGGGCCTCCGCGGCTGCCGCGGTAATCGTGGGCGACGAGGCGGTCCGGGCCTCGACGACCTGGGGGGCCGGCCGCGGATGCGGCAGCGGGTCGCCGGCGCGGTGAAAGCACGCGGCGCAGCGGCCGTCGTATCCGCCAAAACCGCAGACCGGGCACGGCGGCAAGGCGTGGGTGCGGCTGCGTTCATCGCGAGCTCGACTTTCGACGGCAGCCAATTCGGTGGCGACCCGTTCGGCTCGGCGCCGGGCGACGACGAGCTCGCTCCACCATGACCACGGTCCCGGTGCGGCATAGAGGCTGACAGTGTGGTGCATGGGTTTAGTCCTTTCGTGAGGTGCGGGGTCGGGGCGGCGGGCTGATGCGGTAGCCGACGGACTCGCCCCGCAGGTAGCCGTCCATTCGGGCGCTTGCGGCGGCGAGGCGTTCGTCGTTGACCCGCGCGCCGAACAAAAAGTCGACCGCTTGGGCGCCGGCACCGACTTCGCCGTTGGCGCGCATTTCTGCGTGGCGGGCGTCGATAGCGTGGCGGCGCGCGCGGGCGGCGGCGACCGGCGCGCCGAGCCGGGTGGCGAGGTCGCGGCGGCGTTGCTGGTCGGCTTCGATTGCGGCAGCTCGCTGCTCGATCAGTTTCCGGCACACGGAGGCGTGCACGACGCGCAGTCCGGTCTCGGGGGCGATCGTCACATGATCGGCGCAGCGGGCGGCTAACACGGTTACGGGCTGGTCGAGCTCGGCCGCAAGGGTGACCAACGGAACGTTTTGAGCCGCAGTCTCTTTCATCATGTGTTTAGTCCTTCCTCTGGTGCGGTTTCTTAGGGCTGTGGCGGCCGTGCAGCCGCGAACAGGGTCGAGGTGGGGTGCAGGGCCCGCGCGCGTGCCGCGGTAACGTGCTGGCCGCCGTGATCGCGTGCGGCGTGATAGCGGCCGCAGCCCGGGAACAGGGCGCGGTGCCGGTCGGCGTCGGTGGCGCATAACTGGCAGACGACGAGAGCGCCGGGCACGTCGGGCGGCCCGAATACGACGACGGTGGCGCGGCGGCCGAACCGTCTCTGGCACGCGGCGCAGCTTAGGTGCCCGCCGGCGGAGCGGGTGGTCGGCTGAGTGATTGTCGGCGGCGGCTCAGGGATGCTGGCGGGTTCGGGCGCCGCGTGGTCGACGAGATGATCGACCGGCGGCGTGAGGTCGACCAGCTCGGCGTCCGGCTCAGGCACTGTGTCAGCGGTCGGCGCGGGGTCGAAGCGAGGCGGGGCCTTGCCGGCAGCGCACAGCGCGCAGGTGTCGCCGTCGGTCACCAGTCCTCTACGGCAGCGGCAGAGTCGGGCCAATTCACCGATCGGGCGGGCGCGTTTCTTGGCGCGCCGCCGGGCGGTCGGGCCGGGCCGGGGGCCGGCGGGTGATTTCACGGGGTCGTCTCCTGTCTATCGGTGTCGTCGGGGGCGCGGCGGTGCCAGCCGCACGCTTGTCCGGGCTGGCCGACAGGCATACGGCAGCGGCCGCCGCGCAGCGTGCGCCGGCCGCACCGGAGTGGGGCGAGCTCGACGCGGGTTTGCCAGAGCGCCGGCAGCGGGCCGGGCTGCTCGTGCGGGGCGTCGGCGCAGCCGGCGTCGAACACCGCAGCCGGGTCGCCGATACCGTCCTTCTCGGCGAGCAGCAGCAGGACCGTCCCGTCGGGGCGCACGGCGGTCACCGCGGCGTAGTCGGAAGCACCGGCGTCGCACAAACACACCGAACGGTCGTCATCGACCAGCGCCGTCGTCACGCGCGGGCTCACGGCGACCACCTCCAATTCTCATTTCTCATTCGCACTCCCTCTCGCCTCCGGGGAGAGGGAGGGAGTGAGAATTTTGAGCGCGAGTGATGAATCGGCGTGCGAATCGGGTGAGAAATTCTCATGCTGTATCGGTCTCGCTGCTGTCGAGGGTCGGCCCGAGGTAGCGGTATCGAGGTCGCTTATCCGTGCCGATGTTGACAAGCGCACTCCTGTTTATCAGTGTGTTTGCGGCTCGGTAGGCGGTCGCTTGGTTCATCCCGGACTCGACTGCGAGCTTGACGAGCTGGGACCGCGTGAGCCCTTCGATGCCGCACGATTTCTCAGCGAGATTCGCAAGCGTTTCGCACGAACCAGTGAGAGTTTCCGTGAACTTCTCATCGGCGAGTGAGAAAACGACCAGCGACTTTCGGAATTGCTCGTCAACGCCGGGCATGAGCGCTTCGGAGACGGTGTGCGGGACGAGCCGGTACTGAAATGTTTTGCCACTCGGCGCGTCCTTATGCTTCTCGACCTTGATTTCGACCCGAAA from Mycobacterium kubicae includes these protein-coding regions:
- a CDS encoding Nramp family divalent metal transporter; this translates as MAAAGRFRLPSLFDSTTRIEVGTRLAQDTEVARSASWYLLGPAFVAAIAYVDPGNVAANVSSGTQFGYLLLWVIVAANVMAGLVQYLSAKLGLVTGNSLPEAIGQRMGRPARLAYWAQAEIVAMSTDVAEVIGGAIALRILFHLPLPVGGLITGAVSMLLLSVQDRRGQRLFERVITGLLLVIAVGFTASFFVATPPPDAVLGGLVPRFEGSESILLAAAILGATVMPHAVYLHSGLARDRHGQPAPGPQRRRLLHITRWDVGLAMVLAGGVNAAMLLVAALHMRGRGDVATIDGAYAAVHDTLGATIAIMFAIGLLASGLASSSVGAYAGAMIMSGLLHWSVPMVVRRLVTLIPAISLLALGFDPTRTLVLSQVVLSFGIPFAVLPLVRLTSNREVMGSDTNHRATTAIGWVVAVMISLLNAVLIYLTVAG
- a CDS encoding diacylglycerol kinase, which gives rise to MAIPVVQLGTGNVGIHSLRALITNPDFELTGVWVSSAAKAGKDAAELAGLSDATGVLASTDLDAVLASGPQCAVYNAMADNRLPEALEDYRRVLAAGVNVVGSGPVFLQYPWQVVPEELIKPLEEAAREGNSSLYVSGIDPGFANDLLPLALAGTCQSIEQLRCMEIVDYATYDSAVVMFDVMGFGKPMDDVPMLLQPGVLSLAWGSVVRQLAAGLGIALDKVTENFVRVPAPEAFDIASGHIPEGSAAALRFEVQGLVDGRPAVVLEHVTRLREDLCPDWPQPAQPGGSYRVEVTGEPSYAMDICLSSRRGDHNHAGLVATAMRVVNAIPAVVAAEPGIRTTLELPLVTGRGLYRAG
- a CDS encoding SDR family oxidoreductase; the protein is MILDRFRLDDKVAVITGGGRGLGAAIALAFAEAGADVVIASRTQAQLEEVAEQVRATGRRAHVIAADLAHPESTAELAGQAVAAFGKLDIVVNNVGGTMPNTLLTTSTKDLKDAFTFNVATAHALTVAAVPLMLEHSGGGSIINITSTMGRLAGRGFAAYGTAKAALSHYTRLTALDLCPRVRVNAIAPGSILTSALDVVASNDDLRAPMEKATPLRRLGDPVDIAAAAVYLASPAGSFLTGKTLEVDGGLTFPNLDIPVPDL
- a CDS encoding TIGR03621 family F420-dependent LLM class oxidoreductase, translated to MVRDFRFSLSVRFFKSREALVEIAKRADGLGFDILCVPDHLGAAAPFPTLTAVAMVTEKLRLSMYVLNAAFYKPALLSRDIGALELLSEERLEVGLGTGYVREEFEAAELPYPSAGARVDYLEHMTTYLKEHHPRLPLMIAGNGDRVLTLAARHADTVGLTGARVRDVEDPLAERIDFVRNAAGDRFDALELDMVITAVPRPGESLPNLSLTRRNAPDLSDEELLAMPSVLSGSPSEMADKLAGFREKYGVTHFTVQDNHIDNFANVIAELR
- a CDS encoding SDR family oxidoreductase — protein: MAKRRVLITGASKGIGRAVADRLAAEGHEPIGLARSAPHDFPGPFYPVDLADRAATAETLAAIAEAGPVDAVVNNVGFARFGRIGSIDLDDLFLTYDMNVRTAVQVVQAVLPGMVAAGWGRIVNLSSLTTLGTAERTPYAAAKAALETCTRIWAGELASTGVTVNAVAPGPIETEMYRERSPAGSEREARMLTAIPMRRVGTPAEIAHVICSLLHEDAGYLTGQIVRVDGGGSISAA
- a CDS encoding poly-gamma-glutamate hydrolase family protein, with product MPARRHAYFAYGSNLCAQQMAKRCPDAGDPRPAVLPDHDWLINQRGVATVEPFAGSQVHGVLWQLSEHDLTKLDSAEGVPVRYRRDRLTVRTADGPLPAWVYIDHRVTPGPPRPNYLTRVIDGALEHGLPKPWIDFLHRWDPARWPGQPSPPTTEQGPQSLSALLQEPGVVEECQLRSRFGFLAIHGGGLEQMTDVIARCAADSADASVYLLRHPDRYPHHLPSARFDPAESPRLAEFLDHVDVVVSLHGYGRIGRSTQLLAGGRNRALATHLARHIQVPGYQVVTDLEAIPPELRGLHPDNPVNRARGGGAQLELSVRVRGLSPRSPLPGADGLSPVTADLVRGLADAARAWHLSSR
- a CDS encoding Fic family protein; amino-acid sequence: METRKYQESHPWISFDFRGGQFNVLSVRLGEAFSKCQHLTGTPLQPALAAELARVYLIKGVSATTAIEGNTLTETEVAEILADRKKLPPSQEYLQREVENMERVLQRIDVEARNSQGWQLTPSWLRAQNREILQGIPDEDHVIPGEYTTRPLLVGSVYRAAPPEDVPYLVEKLCVWVNEMLMHVYDRKLDADKRFFQAFYAAVLGHLYIAWIHPFGDGNGRTARALECAILAHSGLVPWVSSSLLSDHYNRTRTKYYAKLDAASRHGDVVGFIEYAAEGFVDQLREQIALVQWEQRRVAWVNYVHEVFQNQSQGETSKRRRTLLLSLPEDAWTPRARLRRLTPELAEMYAGVGDRALSHDTGKLTSLGLLEGDAKRGFRPRVYLMDAFIPGTQSLDGSEFMYGAVTAEELLEELGQL